The Trichomycterus rosablanca isolate fTriRos1 chromosome 19, fTriRos1.hap1, whole genome shotgun sequence region ttaaataaactaaatcacACACTTCTAACTGTTTGACACTTTGGGAAAGACCCATTCCTGTTTCAGAATTGATGCCCCTTCTGCCCAGCGTGAGGTTTTTAGAGAGAAGATTGCTGTTAAGGAACTCGCAGAGCCACATTGgacaactttgggatgaatagGAACGTCGATTATGTGTCAGGACTCAAGGCTGTTGATCACTGTCTGTCCTTCGTGCTCATATTATGTCTTGTCGAAAGCATTAAGTCCATAAGAACACCATCTAATGCTTCACCTTATCGATTGTGTAAACAACTGGTatcaaatgcaaaataaaatgactTGACACCATCAATAAAAAGCCTCAGTTGAATATACATCcgccaccacactttacagatGGTACTTTGGTATCCAGTTTTCACATTCTCTTAGCGACACCCAAAGCCAGATTTGTTCATCAGACTGTGACAAAGTGAAGCATGTTTTGTCACTCTAGAATATGTGTTGTGCTCCAGCTATGTCACTGCTCCAGGATCCACGGCCAGTGTTCTTTACACCAGGGGCTGCTGAATCTTACATGTTCATTCATAAGCTTAAATGTTTCTGGGTGCTTTGTTGTGAGATTTCTTTCTAATTTGTctgcatttgtttttatttttgaattattttaaacatgGAAGCATGGAACATAGAAGGCCCCTCGatagaagtggtgtccacatactaatGGCCTTGCATTGTGTTATTGTATGTGGTCACGCCAGTCATATTTCACACCTACATTAACATTCCtttggtggcacggtggctaagtgggtagcaccgtcgcctcacagcaagaaggtcctgggttcgatccccaggtggggaggtccgggtcctttctgtgtggagtttgcatgttctctccgtgtctgcgtgggtttcctccgggagctccggtttcctcccacagtccaaagacgtgcaagtgaggtaaactggagatacaaaattgtccaagactgtgttcgatataaacttgtgaactgatgaatcttgtgtaatgagtaactaccgttgccgtcatgaatgtaaccaaagtgtgaaaaacatgacgttaaaatcctaacaaacaattaactttccttctttatttctgttttactCCTCCGCAGGCATGGACAACCAGACTGTCCTTGCTGTCCAGTCACTCCTGGATGGCCAAGCTGGTGTCCCTGATCCCAGTAATCACAGTGTTTCGGGGACCATCATCCAGCCAATGGGTATGTAGTGGGTTCATTCTGACACATCCAATAATATGTGTGAGTTCTTAGTGTAAGcaaatactttattttttattttttgcagatGATGACGATGTGTTCTTGTGTGGCAAGTGTAAGAAGCAGTTTAACTCTTTGCCAGCCTTCATGATGCACAAGAGGGAGCAATGCCAATCGAATGCACCCTCGCTAGCCACCGTGTCACTGGCATCCAGTAACACCTACACACCCGTGCCCTCCGTCAGTGCTGTGCCACAGCCACCCACGAACAGACAGGTACCCATGTTCCTAAACACAGTGTGTCCCATCATTGGCTATGTTCAGCAACCCAATATTTAATCGATATCTAGGCATTTCCATGCACTTTCTTTGTTGACGTTTATATGAAATGTTATTGTGCATATCCATGCAGGTTTCGACGTACATCACCGTGCCTCCATCTCCTCTCACGCACACACTGGTACAGGGTAACGTTCTGGTCAGCGACGAGGTCCTCATGTCTGCCATCTCAGCATTCACGTCTATGGACACCTCGATGGCCGCCATGCAGGCTTCCACTCAGGTAGACCAATTTCCGTCTGAACAAGTGAGGTTAACGTCAAGTCGCTGCCGATCAGTTTCGTCGAGCAAAACTGACCCTGTGAGAACAAGATTGTGGCGTTGTCTGCTGTAGGAACCCTCACACCCTTACAGGCAAGCCAGCATTAAGGTCAGAGTCTACCATGCAGATACCAGATTTTAGAGCGGGTGGTTCTTTCTTGCATGGCAGCCCATAATCGCATGGTGCtggaaagcttgcttgacttgCTTTGGGGGTGTGTGGATTCTATCTGAGCATCCAGACATCATTTGTTTCTGCATAAATTGACCGGTTGGTTTTCTTCTCAACCTTTAAACGAGAGAACATAGCAAGAACTTGTGCAACACTTCACAGGGCTCAGGCGCAAGAGCAAAAAAAACGACTCACAAACCAATTGTAGACTTGGCAGCATTGCTACCTCATTCAAATCATTCCAAGCTTGACTCGTAAATGTTGTATCTTTCCTACAGAGCAATCTGGGCATGCCCAGTGTAGCATCGTACATGCAGCACCCCCCACCGGCTGCCCAGCCACTACCACCGACCCAAGCTCCACCCCTTTCCTCCCAGGTTCCCTCCAGTAACAACAGCTCAGTGGTACAGGTGTACAGCACTCTGCCTCCGATGTCTGGAGGAGGAAATGCAGAGATTCACACTCTGGGTCTGCAACCCTTCCAGTCTGTACAGGTACAGTGATGCATTTATGGAGGCTGTTTGAGCGAgcacacaaaataaaatacatgaaaaaGGTTGTAGTTTGCATTATTTTGACATCGGTGATTTAATCGTTCACAGCAGACTGAACATCATATGTAATTATAATAGTAGCAATatcataatatatattttttagacatttttaatgataccagtttgtgttaatcagTGTTTTGGACGTGTGTTTCAGGGTGCTGGTCAGTGTGTGGAGAACCAGACTGCAGCGTTCAGCAGTGGTCCAGTTTACAATCCTGCAAAACCAGCACAGAAACCCAAGAGCTGCAACAACACGGCGACCCTCAGTGAGCTGAACGAATACGACAAGGTGATCATCCCCAGAAAGACCAGGAACAACAAGAAAGCCCATGAAGGTATGGATTCTGGTGAGGTTTGTGGTGAGTTTGACACTGGAGGTGAGGTAGTAACTCATCCTGGATAGTGCTCTCTATACATCACACACGTACACTTCACCAGTTCACCTATATAGTGATTAATGTAGCAGGTGAGTTagcaggtgagtgagtgagtgagtgagtgagtatgtaaatgtgtgaatgagtaggtgagcaggtgagtgagtgaggaggtaaatgtgagtgaaaaggtgagtgagtgagtaggtacgTACGcaagtatgagtgagtgagtaggtgagtgagtgagtaggtacaTGTGTGAATGAGTAggtaagagagtgtgtgagtaggtgagtaagtgagtaggtaaatgtgtgagtgagtgaggatgagtgagagagagtgagaaggTAAGTGAGTGAGGAGGTAAATGTGAGTGaaaaggtgagtgagtgagtaggtacgtacgtgagtgtgagtgagtaggtaaatgagtgagtgaatgtgtgtgagagagtgagtaagTACGTAcgtgagtatgagtgagtgagaatgcgtaagtgaatgtgtgagagagagtgagtaggtaaatgtgtgagtgagtgagtgaatgtgtgtgagagagtgagtaggtaaatgtgtgagtgagtatgtaAGTATGAATAAGTGAGAATGTGTTAGTGTAtatgtgagagtgagtgagtaggtaaatgtatgagtgagtgagtgagtaggtaaatgtatgagtgagtgagtgagtgagtaagtacgtacatgagtatgagtgagtgagaatgcgtaagtgaatgtgtgtgagagagagtgagtaggtgagtgagtgagtaggtacgTACAGTAcgtgagtatgagtgagtgagaatacgtaagtgaatgtgtgtgagagagagtgagtaggtaaatgtgtgagtgagtgagtaggtacgtacatgagtatgagtgagtgagaatgcgtaagtgaatgtgtgtgagagagagtgagtaggtaaatgtgtgagtgagtaggtacgtacatgagtatgagtgagtgagaatgcgtaagtgaatgtgtgtgagagagagtgagtaggtgagtgagtgaatgtgtgagtgccttaaatgaataaataaatattgtagaatATTTATGCTGCCGTGTTTTCTTTCAGCAGGACATATGAAAGCTAAAGGTCAGAAACTGAAGTGCAATTTCTGCGACAAGGTGTTCACCAAAAACTTTGACCTGCAGCAGCACATCAGGAGGTAAAAGAGGAAATCCATAACATTTGTTCACAGATTGTTTACACAGTTTTTCTGCTAAACCCATGTGACATTAGTACTGTGCACCAGCACCAGAAGATGCTGGTCTGTAACAGATGTATTAACAGAGCAGCGTGGGTGACGGTAGCAAGGACAAACTCTTCAAATATTATTAACCTTAGACCGAAGCTAAAAGGAACCAATCTGTCTTGGATTAAAGGAACGACGACTAAATAAATCAAACCGAAATAAACAAAAGGAAAATAAGCTCATCTGCCTTGACTTGAGTCAGTAATAGAAGTCTAGAAGGTACCACAGCCGTGAAGCCTGTTTTGGATTATCAGCTCTCACTTCCCCTACTGTCAACAACCCTGAGTGTTCGTACGTGAGAGGCAGAACAACGGCAGCCCAACATCCTAGGTTACTGCCAATATCTTTGACCATAAACACTGAGCTCTGGGTCTTTGTCTAAAGCAGGAGGGTTCAACCCAACCCCAAACCTAGCGCAGTCTGATGATTTTGATCATTTTTGTATCGTGCTGTGTCTTGTTGTGTATTTATCATATTTTTCCTGCAGTCACACAGGCGAGAAACCATTCCAGTGCATCGTGTGCGGTCGAGCTTTCGCCCAAAAATCCAACGTGAAGAAGCACATGCAGACGCACAAGGTCTGGCCGGCCGGAGTGCACAGCACCGTAGCAAGAATGCCCATCACCGTCAAAGCTGTACCAGAGATCATAGAGGAGAACACAGCGCAGCATGCGGATGGACAGGACGAGCACGGTAACGGCGTTTACCTTTCATCTCAACATCTAGTTTATGCTGTCGCTTGCACAACCCCTGGATCAccacactccccctccgacacgtgcccAATCTgcgccacttcttatcacctgccagtgtgaTAAGCTCTGCTTACACTAAGCTCCCTGTTTGTGACCCCCCTTCTCCTTCCACTTGTGTAGGCACATACTAGCAGGTAAGACCCAGTCTGACCTTCCCTTTCTCAAACATGCCCAGTTGTGTTTGTATGGACACCCTGTCAGGTCGAAAACTCAGTGGTTGCAGTGGTAGCATGTTTGACCACCCAAGCGCCCACCCAAGGGGTTTTTCAAACTCGCAGCTGTTAAACACATCTTTAACTTTAGTAAACAACCTAAATCTGTTTTCCCAGGATCCCTCACGCTGACGTAAACCAGAGCATTCATGCATGAAGCATCTACCGTTCTGTACATTACATACAGCTGTCATAAGAGCTTAATAAGCATTCACAAAATAAATGGAGATAAGTTGAGAGCCAACTAATGAATTCCACAAGTAGGGCAGTACTAGCGCAGACACCTCTATCAGAATCATTCCActctccctccctcaggcatggCCAATTGTGCCTATTTGGACTCCTGTCCAGGTCGAATGTACCGTGGTGGGTTAGCAGGGCACCCAAGCACCCCAAACAAAGCAGCACACACTGTCATGAAGTTCTTTTTTTAGTGGATAATTGAGCTTAAAAATGTTTGACTATTCCTCTGTCATTTTTTGCAGCAGGTTTGGAGCAGGACGAGGCGGATCCTCAGTCAGAAGGAAAGAGTCCTAGTCAAGCCATAAGCAAGCAGGTTATCGTGATCGACAGCTCGTACCAGTGCCAGTTCTGTGCCGCCAAGTTCAGCAGCTACTTCCAGCTGAAATCCCACATGACCCAACACAAGAACGAGCAGGTGCAGACAGTGTTCGGTCTTCacgtatgttttatttttaattttgcacCGTGGCTAAACACAGATGattgtgtttgagggaggggaGGTTGGATTGGGTGTCTTCCTACTGGTCCAAGCGCCTGcacgagagtgtgtgtgtgtgtttgtcagaatagaatagaatggaatagaatggaattatttgtcatttatacatatacaggtgtgcaATACAACGcgattctttcttcgcatatccagcttgttttagaagctggggtcagagcgcagggtcagccattgtacggcgcccctggagcagagagggttaagggccttggtcaagggcccagcagtcacatggagcttagcgtggctctctgtgcgGAAACCcagcactggcaggtgataagagtTGGACATCCAGCTCTCCTTGATAAGATTGGGGCAGTGGATTTATAGCTGGGaagtggaaatgactaaattgggagataaagagGGAAATATGCCACATCGCTTACAGGCTGGGGTGCAAATATTTATCGAGCTTGATTAAACCTATCTGTGTCACGTGTGCACTGTACAGGTCTACAGGTGTGTGGTGAAGACCTGCTCTCAGACCTTCCAGAAGCTGGACTTGTTCCTGGAACACACCCGTTCCCACCAGGAACACCTGACCTACCGCTGCCACCTCTGTACCAAAGTGTTCCCCACCCTGTTCGAGCTCAGTCTGCATCAGTACTCCCACAGCTTCTGTTCGCAGCAGAACATGCGCAAAGATAGCACCTACTACAGGTCAGAACCTCACCAACACGCCCACTACTACCCTCAGTTGCCCAATCGTGTCCGTTAAGCACCCGCATTGTTATGTGGCCTTACTGAGACTCGAACTCGGGTCTCAGTGTTGGTGGACTGGCGCATTGATTTGCTTCACCGTCAAATCGGACCAATAAATTTGgaattaatcaaataaa contains the following coding sequences:
- the znf341 gene encoding zinc finger protein 341 isoform X2 is translated as MSQAIFEVLEGMDNQTVLAVQSLLDGQAGVPDPSNHSVSGTIIQPMDDDDVFLCGKCKKQFNSLPAFMMHKREQCQSNAPSLATVSLASSNTYTPVPSVSAVPQPPTNRQVSTYITVPPSPLTHTLVQGNVLVSDEVLMSAISAFTSMDTSMAAMQASTQSNLGMPSVASYMQHPPPAAQPLPPTQAPPLSSQVPSSNNSSVVQVYSTLPPMSGGGNAEIHTLGLQPFQSVQGAGQCVENQTAAFSSGPVYNPAKPAQKPKSCNNTATLSELNEYDKVIIPRKTRNNKKAHEAGHMKAKGQKLKCNFCDKVFTKNFDLQQHIRSHTGEKPFQCIVCGRAFAQKSNVKKHMQTHKVWPAGVHSTVARMPITVKAVPEIIEENTAQHADGQDEHGLEQDEADPQSEGKSPSQAISKQVIVIDSSYQCQFCAAKFSSYFQLKSHMTQHKNEQVYRCVVKTCSQTFQKLDLFLEHTRSHQEHLTYRCHLCTKVFPTLFELSLHQYSHSFCSQQNMRKDSTYYRCNKCQSKYSTQEALEQHLLTASHNYPCPHCHKVFPCERYFRRHLVTHGAGGKYKCQICKKLFKTEHYLKLHTQIHSGEKPYKCSVCEATFNRKDKVKRHMLIHEPFKKYKCPFRTHAGCTKEFNRPDKLKAHILSHSDIKPFKCQFCQKSFRRRAHMLEHQRSHTNNYRFRCSTCTKGFTRIKYYREHRCPLAGGSEGGAGAAEGGEPAAEYTAVPDDEDEDNEEDEASAGAVGGATVDPVEELMMNGRREDERAEGLQGGGGADGLLEESVFGPNGIAEAGPR
- the znf341 gene encoding zinc finger protein 341 isoform X1, translated to MSQAIFEVLEGMDNQTVLAVQSLLDGQAGVPDPSNHSVSGTIIQPMDDDDVFLCGKCKKQFNSLPAFMMHKREQCQSNAPSLATVSLASSNTYTPVPSVSAVPQPPTNRQVSTYITVPPSPLTHTLVQGNVLVSDEVLMSAISAFTSMDTSMAAMQASTQSNLGMPSVASYMQHPPPAAQPLPPTQAPPLSSQVPSSNNSSVVQVYSTLPPMSGGGNAEIHTLGLQPFQSVQGAGQCVENQTAAFSSGPVYNPAKPAQKPKSCNNTATLSELNEYDKVIIPRKTRNNKKAHEAGHMKAKGQKLKCNFCDKVFTKNFDLQQHIRSHTGEKPFQCIVCGRAFAQKSNVKKHMQTHKVWPAGVHSTVARMPITVKAVPEIIEENTAQHADGQDEHAGLEQDEADPQSEGKSPSQAISKQVIVIDSSYQCQFCAAKFSSYFQLKSHMTQHKNEQVYRCVVKTCSQTFQKLDLFLEHTRSHQEHLTYRCHLCTKVFPTLFELSLHQYSHSFCSQQNMRKDSTYYRCNKCQSKYSTQEALEQHLLTASHNYPCPHCHKVFPCERYFRRHLVTHGAGGKYKCQICKKLFKTEHYLKLHTQIHSGEKPYKCSVCEATFNRKDKVKRHMLIHEPFKKYKCPFRTHAGCTKEFNRPDKLKAHILSHSDIKPFKCQFCQKSFRRRAHMLEHQRSHTNNYRFRCSTCTKGFTRIKYYREHRCPLAGGSEGGAGAAEGGEPAAEYTAVPDDEDEDNEEDEASAGAVGGATVDPVEELMMNGRREDERAEGLQGGGGADGLLEESVFGPNGIAEAGPR